Proteins encoded within one genomic window of Acidobacteriota bacterium:
- a CDS encoding Fic family protein produces the protein MRTYEKTHPWLKFQADLHGLSPSTWMALGECQSKCEHIARVPLRPSTAEELYKLFLAKGIAATTAIEGNTLTEDQVRRHLDGNLEVPPSLEYQKQEIDNVLAACNRILDDVATGGGEPLSAAAIQAHNREVLANLKLEEGVQPGQLRTHSVLVGKYRGAPAEDCEYLLDRLCQWLNGPDFRPQKGMEIAFATLKAILAHLYIAWIHPFGDGNGRTARLVEFEILIRSGVPAPAAHLPSNHYNQTRTEYYRQLDHAGRSGGEVTSFVAYAIQGFLDGLQGQLETIWNQQWDVAWRNYVHELFRDRGNPSQQRQRHLVLDLSRRQEPVPMAKLPEISPRLARAYALRTAKTLSRDVNALVRMGLLALTPKGYVARRQSILAFLPPRAKPQA, from the coding sequence ATGAGGACATACGAGAAGACCCACCCTTGGCTGAAATTCCAGGCGGACCTGCACGGTCTGTCGCCGTCCACCTGGATGGCGCTGGGGGAATGCCAGTCGAAGTGCGAGCATATCGCACGGGTGCCGCTACGTCCTTCGACGGCGGAAGAGCTCTACAAGCTGTTTCTGGCGAAGGGGATCGCCGCTACGACGGCCATCGAGGGCAACACGCTCACCGAAGACCAGGTCCGCAGGCATCTGGACGGCAACCTGGAGGTGCCGCCCTCGCTGGAGTACCAGAAGCAGGAAATCGACAACGTTCTTGCCGCCTGCAACCGCATCCTGGACGATGTGGCGACAGGCGGGGGCGAGCCGCTCTCGGCGGCGGCCATCCAGGCACACAACCGGGAAGTGCTGGCAAATTTGAAACTGGAGGAAGGGGTGCAACCGGGTCAGCTTCGCACCCATTCCGTCCTGGTGGGCAAATACCGGGGCGCGCCGGCGGAAGACTGCGAATATCTGCTGGACCGGTTGTGCCAATGGCTGAACGGGCCGGACTTCCGGCCGCAGAAGGGAATGGAGATCGCATTCGCAACGTTGAAGGCCATCCTCGCGCATCTGTACATCGCCTGGATTCATCCCTTCGGAGATGGCAACGGGCGCACCGCACGGCTGGTGGAGTTCGAAATCCTCATCCGTTCGGGCGTGCCGGCGCCGGCCGCGCACCTGCCGAGCAACCATTACAACCAGACCCGGACCGAGTATTACCGCCAGTTGGACCACGCCGGCAGATCGGGAGGCGAGGTGACCTCCTTCGTGGCCTATGCCATCCAGGGTTTTCTGGACGGGCTCCAGGGCCAATTGGAAACCATCTGGAACCAGCAGTGGGACGTTGCCTGGCGAAACTACGTGCACGAGCTCTTCCGGGACAGAGGCAATCCCAGCCAGCAGCGTCAACGTCATCTGGTGCTGGACCTGTCGCGGAGGCAGGAGCCGGTTCCCATGGCGAAACTGCCGGAAATATCACCGCGCCTGGCCAGGGCATATGCCCTCAGGACCGCCAAGACCCTTTCGCGCGACGTCAATGCCCTGGTCAGGATGGGGCTGCTGGCACTGACGCCCAAAGGATACGTGGCACGACGCCAGTCGATTCTCGCCTTCCTGCCGCCGCGGGCGAAGCCGCAAGCCTGA
- a CDS encoding molybdopterin-dependent oxidoreductase, which translates to MADEAWTWKVPEASAQIKREMTRQDAFDRVSGRAIFTRDIALPGMLYAKILVSPRAHARIVKMDVTRAKELPGVRDILTWDDPDIASDSGTGADISASYSILTLPGTADFYQHPMGVAVAADSEEICDRALGLVEVEWEELPFLLDMEEAAGEDAPKIMPEVRRMMPFFPGAGAKRGPNVIGSEDRKIGDLEKGFAEADKVLEYTIRREMNTPAGVEAMVCVAQWKEGGLDLWVHHQANPQSDLSSPRGMGGMGMFPFGGARGEPAFTHWSKIRVTFPYQGSWYGGLAWLAYSNSFVRLAAVLARRAAGRPVKLLYDESGFYCGGDEAGTYRCKVGAKRDGTITAFHWHMTGARNPAVDKTYECTKIPNIRGSQTWPLTNKGFQECFRHGAAACVPHNVMFDLVAAEFGLDPTEVALLNDGCQGHDWDFITRYQEENGFPRRHSLREVVEMGKEAIDWDRKWHPPAARRLPSGRMHGMGFTSINEWHWGAGMMSFVSNSHACLMLQNGKVTIVGLRCDMGIDTESGYRHSVAAEIGLKYEDVLIQERRVDNGAWSLAQPAGSSGMVNAASQLVLAARELKGKILEIAAATGAMPMGFMMGAPGGAKTPQAKKPEDFDIRDSMIFEKADPERKRPLAQVAGGFMSQSPVVAHPEVRPPIAMMTEMMGGGRKYYVMGRQAHFIEAEVDVETGRVHVTGIVCVNDVGHIFNRRGCEAQQYGGAVMGLGKSATEEKVFCPRTGVGLNFDLAHYHFATMNDYPAVRCLLNESHLGYGAYGSFGIGENVGAALAAITSSAIHNATGKWILDHPITPDRVLRALGKI; encoded by the coding sequence ATGGCGGACGAGGCCTGGACCTGGAAGGTCCCGGAAGCGAGCGCGCAGATCAAGCGCGAGATGACGCGGCAGGATGCCTTCGACCGGGTTTCGGGGCGGGCGATATTCACGAGGGACATCGCGCTGCCGGGGATGCTGTACGCCAAGATCCTCGTCTCCCCGCGCGCGCACGCGCGCATCGTGAAGATGGATGTCACCCGGGCGAAGGAGCTCCCGGGGGTGCGCGACATCCTGACCTGGGACGACCCCGACATCGCCTCCGACAGCGGGACCGGGGCCGACATCTCCGCGAGCTACAGCATCCTGACCCTGCCCGGGACGGCCGATTTCTACCAGCACCCCATGGGGGTGGCCGTGGCGGCCGACAGCGAGGAGATCTGCGATCGCGCGCTGGGGCTCGTCGAGGTCGAGTGGGAGGAGCTCCCCTTCCTCCTCGACATGGAGGAGGCGGCCGGGGAGGACGCCCCGAAGATCATGCCCGAGGTGCGGCGCATGATGCCGTTTTTTCCCGGGGCGGGGGCCAAGCGCGGGCCCAACGTGATCGGGAGCGAGGACCGGAAGATCGGCGACCTCGAAAAGGGGTTCGCCGAGGCGGACAAGGTCCTGGAGTACACCATCCGCAGGGAGATGAACACCCCGGCGGGGGTGGAGGCGATGGTGTGCGTGGCCCAGTGGAAGGAGGGGGGCCTGGACCTCTGGGTCCACCACCAGGCCAACCCGCAGAGCGATCTGAGTTCCCCCCGCGGCATGGGGGGGATGGGGATGTTCCCCTTCGGGGGTGCCCGAGGAGAGCCCGCCTTCACCCACTGGTCCAAAATCAGGGTCACCTTCCCCTACCAGGGTTCCTGGTACGGGGGGCTGGCCTGGCTCGCCTACAGCAACTCCTTCGTGCGCCTGGCCGCCGTGCTGGCCCGGCGCGCGGCCGGCCGGCCGGTGAAACTCCTCTACGACGAGAGCGGCTTCTACTGCGGCGGGGACGAGGCGGGGACTTACCGCTGCAAGGTGGGGGCGAAAAGGGACGGGACGATCACGGCCTTTCACTGGCACATGACCGGGGCGCGCAACCCGGCGGTGGACAAGACCTACGAGTGCACCAAAATCCCCAACATCCGGGGGTCCCAGACCTGGCCGCTGACCAACAAGGGTTTCCAGGAGTGCTTCCGGCACGGGGCCGCCGCCTGCGTGCCCCACAACGTGATGTTCGACCTGGTGGCCGCCGAGTTCGGCCTCGACCCGACCGAGGTAGCCCTCCTGAACGACGGTTGCCAGGGGCACGACTGGGACTTCATTACCCGGTACCAGGAGGAGAACGGCTTCCCGCGGCGGCACAGCCTCAGGGAGGTCGTGGAGATGGGGAAGGAGGCGATCGACTGGGACCGGAAGTGGCACCCCCCGGCGGCGCGCCGCCTTCCGAGCGGGCGGATGCACGGGATGGGGTTCACCTCGATCAACGAATGGCACTGGGGCGCCGGGATGATGTCGTTCGTGAGCAACTCCCACGCCTGCCTGATGCTCCAGAACGGCAAAGTCACCATCGTCGGGCTGCGGTGCGACATGGGGATCGACACCGAGTCGGGCTACCGCCACTCGGTGGCCGCGGAAATCGGCCTCAAGTACGAGGACGTGCTCATCCAGGAGCGGAGGGTGGACAACGGGGCCTGGTCGCTGGCCCAGCCCGCGGGGTCGAGCGGGATGGTGAACGCGGCCAGCCAGCTCGTCCTCGCCGCCCGGGAGCTGAAGGGGAAGATCCTCGAGATCGCGGCGGCGACGGGCGCCATGCCGATGGGGTTCATGATGGGGGCGCCGGGCGGCGCGAAGACCCCGCAGGCCAAAAAGCCGGAGGACTTCGACATCCGGGACAGCATGATCTTCGAGAAGGCCGACCCCGAACGGAAGCGCCCCCTGGCCCAGGTGGCGGGGGGCTTCATGAGCCAGAGCCCGGTGGTGGCCCACCCCGAGGTCCGGCCCCCGATCGCCATGATGACGGAGATGATGGGCGGGGGGCGGAAGTATTACGTCATGGGGCGGCAGGCGCACTTCATCGAGGCCGAGGTGGACGTGGAGACGGGGAGGGTCCACGTTACGGGGATCGTGTGCGTCAACGACGTCGGCCACATCTTCAACCGCCGGGGGTGCGAGGCGCAGCAGTACGGCGGCGCCGTCATGGGGCTGGGCAAGAGCGCCACCGAGGAGAAGGTCTTCTGCCCCCGGACGGGGGTCGGGCTCAATTTCGACCTGGCCCACTATCATTTCGCCACGATGAACGATTACCCCGCCGTCCGCTGCCTGCTCAACGAGAGCCACCTCGGGTACGGGGCGTACGGATCGTTCGGGATCGGGGAGAACGTGGGGGCGGCGCTGGCGGCCATCACCTCGTCGGCCATCCACAACGCGACGGGGAAGTGGATCCTCGACCACCCCATCACGCCCGACAGGGTGCTGCGGGCGCTGGGGAAGATCTAG
- a CDS encoding ferredoxin family protein, producing the protein MSDRGDVIIAHHLCKGCRLCVVSCPAKVLEQGTVLNRQGYNAAVYKGSGCTGCGICFYVCPEPGAITVRVRTLGEGKPAA; encoded by the coding sequence ATGTCGGATCGCGGCGATGTCATCATCGCGCACCATCTCTGCAAGGGGTGCCGCCTTTGCGTCGTTTCCTGCCCCGCGAAGGTGCTTGAGCAGGGGACGGTGCTGAACCGACAGGGCTATAATGCGGCGGTCTACAAGGGGAGCGGGTGCACCGGGTGCGGCATCTGCTTTTACGTCTGCCCCGAGCCCGGGGCCATCACCGTGCGCGTGCGCACGCTGGGTGAGGGTAAGCCCGCAGCCTGA
- the vorB gene encoding 3-methyl-2-oxobutanoate dehydrogenase subunit VorB: MRLLMKGNEAVVRGAVAAGCRAYFGYPITPASEIAEMASLLLPDSGGVFVPAESEIGAIQMLFGASSAGARAMTASSGPGISLMQEGISYMAGALLPGVIVDVQRAGPGLGNLGVEQGDYHQVVKAGGHGCYRTPVFAPNSVQEMCDLTIHAFDVADRYRTPVMVLADGALGQMMEPVEITAGAAEAPEKPWAVTGTARTRGNLITSILLEHEKQEIHITGLEKTYAEIERNEVRWEEIRTEDAEILVVAFGISSRIARAAVDMARDQGVRVGLLRPISLLPFPARRLRQLAGKVYAIMVLELNSGQMVDDVRLHVGGITPVELMRRTGGMMPAAEEVAEALRKMEKECVGNKA, translated from the coding sequence ATGCGCCTGTTGATGAAGGGGAATGAAGCGGTGGTGCGCGGCGCGGTCGCCGCGGGGTGCAGGGCGTACTTCGGCTATCCGATCACCCCGGCGAGCGAAATCGCGGAAATGGCCTCTCTTCTCCTTCCCGATTCCGGGGGCGTCTTCGTCCCGGCCGAGAGCGAGATCGGCGCCATCCAGATGCTCTTCGGCGCCTCGTCGGCGGGCGCACGGGCCATGACCGCTTCCTCCGGCCCCGGCATCAGCCTGATGCAGGAGGGGATCTCCTACATGGCGGGCGCCCTGCTGCCGGGGGTGATCGTGGACGTGCAGCGGGCGGGGCCGGGGCTCGGGAACCTGGGCGTGGAACAGGGGGACTACCACCAGGTCGTCAAGGCCGGCGGGCACGGCTGCTACAGGACCCCCGTCTTCGCCCCCAACAGCGTCCAGGAAATGTGCGACCTCACGATCCATGCCTTCGACGTGGCCGACCGCTACCGCACCCCCGTGATGGTGCTGGCCGACGGGGCGCTCGGGCAGATGATGGAACCGGTCGAGATCACCGCCGGGGCCGCGGAGGCGCCGGAAAAGCCGTGGGCCGTGACCGGCACCGCCCGCACGCGTGGAAACCTGATCACCTCGATCCTGCTCGAGCACGAAAAACAGGAGATCCACATCACCGGGCTGGAAAAGACCTACGCGGAAATCGAGAGGAACGAGGTCCGGTGGGAGGAGATCCGGACGGAGGACGCCGAAATCCTCGTCGTCGCCTTCGGCATCAGCAGCCGCATCGCCCGCGCCGCGGTGGACATGGCCCGCGACCAGGGAGTCCGGGTGGGCCTGCTGCGCCCGATCAGCCTCCTCCCGTTTCCCGCCCGGCGGTTGCGCCAGCTGGCCGGCAAGGTGTACGCCATAATGGTGCTGGAGCTCAACAGCGGCCAGATGGTGGACGACGTCCGCCTGCACGTGGGCGGGATCACCCCGGTCGAACTGATGCGCCGGACCGGGGGGATGATGCCGGCGGCGGAGGAAGTGGCCGAAGCCCTCAGAAAGATGGAGAAAGAGTGTGTGGGAAACAAAGCATAG
- a CDS encoding 2-ketoisovalerate ferredoxin oxidoreductase: MWETKHSRSASFYDRFERKGGDTEITHYCPGCGHGVLQKLIAEAIDDFGIQDRTILVGSVGCSIFMYYYLDVGNISSSHGRAPAVATGVKRARPEAVVFCYQGDGDLAAIGGNEILHAANRGESIAVFFVNNGIYGMTGGQMAPTTPLGERTTTSPRGRSFEVEGPPMRMCELLATLDGPAYIERVALTDARQNMRARKAVRKALRNQIEGRGFSFVEVLSPCPSGWKVPPDEAMHWVEKHMIPVFPLRVFRDLDRSGHVPRGIGAPKAAGTLLGPASPAARTETPAPAAGSVARGEIGEEALTLSGFGGQGVLFTGLALAEGAMREGLEVTWIPSYGPEMRGGTAHCHLHLSRSSIASPWISRPTSLIAFNQPSIEKFAPAVRPGGLLLANTSMVKEVPDRKDIRIVRIPSYEIASELGSAKSANMVMLGAYLELTGAVDQESILAAFAEKGTRPGMLQSNRRAIEAGRRAAVEAAQP, translated from the coding sequence GTGTGGGAAACAAAGCATAGCCGATCCGCATCTTTTTACGACCGTTTCGAGCGCAAGGGGGGGGATACCGAAATCACCCACTATTGCCCCGGGTGCGGCCACGGGGTGCTGCAGAAGCTGATCGCGGAGGCTATCGACGATTTCGGCATCCAGGACCGGACCATCCTCGTCGGTTCGGTCGGCTGCTCCATCTTCATGTACTACTACCTCGACGTGGGCAATATCTCCTCCTCCCACGGCCGGGCCCCCGCCGTGGCGACCGGGGTCAAACGCGCGCGCCCGGAGGCGGTCGTATTCTGCTACCAGGGGGACGGCGACCTGGCCGCCATCGGGGGGAACGAGATTCTCCACGCGGCCAACCGCGGGGAATCGATCGCGGTCTTTTTCGTCAACAACGGCATCTACGGCATGACGGGGGGGCAGATGGCGCCCACGACCCCGCTCGGTGAGCGCACCACGACCTCCCCCAGGGGGCGTTCCTTCGAGGTCGAGGGGCCGCCGATGCGGATGTGCGAACTGCTGGCGACGCTCGACGGGCCCGCCTACATCGAACGGGTGGCCCTGACCGACGCCCGGCAGAACATGCGCGCACGCAAGGCGGTGCGCAAGGCGCTCCGGAACCAGATCGAGGGGCGCGGGTTCTCCTTCGTCGAGGTTCTCTCCCCCTGCCCCAGCGGCTGGAAGGTCCCGCCCGATGAGGCGATGCACTGGGTGGAGAAGCACATGATCCCGGTTTTCCCGCTCCGGGTTTTCCGGGACCTCGACCGCAGCGGCCATGTCCCCAGGGGGATCGGTGCGCCCAAGGCGGCCGGGACACTCCTCGGGCCCGCGTCCCCCGCGGCCCGGACGGAAACGCCGGCCCCGGCGGCCGGGAGCGTGGCCCGGGGCGAAATCGGGGAAGAGGCGCTCACCCTGAGCGGGTTCGGCGGGCAGGGGGTCCTCTTCACGGGGCTCGCGCTGGCCGAGGGGGCCATGCGCGAGGGGCTGGAGGTCACCTGGATCCCCTCCTACGGGCCGGAAATGCGCGGGGGGACGGCCCACTGCCACCTGCATCTCTCCCGCAGTTCGATCGCCTCCCCCTGGATCAGCCGCCCCACGAGCCTGATCGCCTTCAACCAGCCCTCCATCGAAAAATTCGCCCCCGCGGTCCGTCCGGGAGGGCTCCTGCTTGCGAACACGTCGATGGTGAAGGAAGTCCCGGACCGGAAGGATATCCGGATCGTCAGGATCCCCTCCTACGAAATCGCCTCCGAACTGGGCAGCGCCAAATCGGCCAACATGGTCATGCTGGGCGCCTACCTGGAGCTGACCGGGGCGGTGGACCAGGAATCGATCCTGGCGGCGTTCGCCGAGAAAGGGACCCGGCCGGGGATGCTCCAGAGCAACCGCCGGGCGATCGAAGCCGGACGTCGGGCGGCGGTCGAAGCGGCGCAGCCCTGA